A genomic region of Mesorhizobium sp. NZP2077 contains the following coding sequences:
- a CDS encoding extracellular solute-binding protein, with translation MLKTITKTLVGAVFAGELFVPHAFAETTLNALFMAQAAYSEADVRAMTDAFAKANPDVKVNLEFVPYEGLHDKTVLAQGSGGGYDVVLFDVIWPAEYATNKVLVDVSSKITDDMKKGVLPGAWTTVQYDGKYYGMPWILDTKYLFYNKDILEKAGIKAPPKTWEELGAQAKIIQDKGLLKTPIAWSWSQAEAAICDYTTLVSAYGGDFLKDGKPDFQNGGGLSALKYMVDSYKSGLTNPNSKEFLEEDVRKVFENGDAAFALNWTYMYNMANDPKDSKVVGKVGVVPAPGVTGISDVSAVNGSMGLGVTAVSKHPDEAWKYITFMTSQATQNQYAKLSLPIWASSYDDPAVTKGQEELIAAAKLGLAAMYPRPTTPKYQELSTALQQAIQESLLGQSSPEDALNTAAKNSGL, from the coding sequence ATGCTTAAGACAATCACCAAAACACTGGTCGGTGCGGTCTTCGCCGGAGAACTGTTCGTCCCTCACGCTTTCGCCGAAACGACACTCAACGCGCTGTTCATGGCGCAGGCCGCCTACAGCGAGGCCGACGTGCGCGCCATGACGGACGCCTTCGCCAAGGCCAACCCGGACGTCAAGGTCAATCTCGAATTCGTCCCCTATGAAGGCCTGCACGACAAGACGGTGCTCGCGCAAGGGTCAGGCGGCGGCTACGACGTCGTGCTGTTTGACGTTATCTGGCCGGCCGAATACGCCACCAACAAGGTGCTGGTCGACGTCTCGTCCAAGATCACCGACGACATGAAGAAGGGCGTGTTGCCCGGCGCCTGGACCACGGTCCAGTATGACGGCAAGTACTATGGCATGCCCTGGATTCTCGACACCAAATATTTGTTCTACAACAAGGACATTCTGGAAAAGGCCGGCATCAAGGCTCCGCCGAAGACCTGGGAAGAGCTCGGCGCACAGGCCAAGATCATCCAGGATAAGGGCCTCCTGAAGACGCCTATCGCCTGGAGCTGGTCGCAGGCCGAAGCGGCGATCTGCGACTACACCACGCTGGTCAGCGCCTATGGCGGCGACTTCCTCAAGGACGGCAAGCCGGACTTCCAGAATGGCGGCGGCCTGTCGGCGCTGAAATACATGGTCGACAGCTACAAGTCCGGCCTCACCAACCCGAATTCCAAGGAATTCCTGGAAGAGGACGTGCGCAAGGTCTTTGAAAACGGTGATGCCGCCTTCGCGCTGAACTGGACCTACATGTACAACATGGCCAACGATCCGAAGGACTCGAAGGTCGTGGGCAAGGTCGGCGTCGTGCCGGCACCGGGCGTCACCGGCATTAGCGACGTGTCGGCCGTCAACGGCTCGATGGGCCTCGGCGTCACCGCGGTCTCGAAGCATCCGGACGAAGCCTGGAAGTACATCACCTTCATGACCTCGCAGGCGACGCAGAACCAGTACGCCAAGCTCTCGCTGCCGATCTGGGCCTCGTCCTATGACGACCCGGCCGTCACCAAGGGCCAGGAAGAGCTGATCGCGGCAGCCAAGCTTGGCTTGGCCGCTATGTATCCGCGTCCGACCACGCCGAAATACCAGGAGCTGTCGACCGCGCTGCAGCAGGCGATCCAGGAATCGTTGCTCGGCCAGTCCTCGCCTGAGGATGCCTTGAACACGGCCGCGAAAAACAGCGGCCTGTAA
- a CDS encoding inorganic phosphate transporter: protein MVDIVSSEAGIPRPEHPLDSSGSAKWFLPAFGMLVLVGVVYVGYALSQDLAVAKTVPWILLGIALLIALGFEFVNGFHDTANAVATVIYTRSLPAEFAVIWSGAFNFLGVLTSSGAVAFGILSLLPVELILQVGSSSGFAMVFALLVAAILWNLGTWFLGLPASSSHTMVGSIIGVGLANQFMAPAGSATSGVDWSQATNVGVTLLVSPIIGFFAAAILLYVMKILIRNPALYEAPKGNAPPPWWIRALLIFTCTGVSFAHGSNDGQKGMGLIMLILIGVVPTAYALNRTPDINYLEAYKSASASVETALGKYVKPGVTVADANAAKAAVQDAVRTRTWSDQTTVALQTYIHNTTASLQPYASVDNVPTDLVSNARNDIYLIGEALKLIDKKKLLPMQDADLKAVTDYHKAVDNATKFIPIWVKVAVALALGLGTMVGWKRIVVTVGEKIGKSHLTYGQGAAAELVAMVTIGMADRLGLPVSTTHVLSSGVAGTMAANGSGLQWSTVRNLLLAWVLTLPCSIALAFTLFIIFRQVF, encoded by the coding sequence ATGGTGGACATAGTTTCTAGTGAGGCGGGCATTCCGAGACCGGAGCATCCGCTGGATAGTTCGGGCAGCGCGAAGTGGTTCCTGCCGGCCTTCGGCATGCTGGTGCTGGTCGGCGTCGTCTATGTCGGCTACGCGCTGAGCCAGGATCTGGCAGTGGCCAAGACCGTGCCGTGGATCCTGCTGGGCATCGCCTTGCTGATCGCGCTCGGCTTCGAATTCGTCAACGGCTTCCACGACACCGCCAACGCGGTGGCGACGGTCATCTACACACGCTCCCTGCCGGCAGAGTTCGCTGTCATCTGGTCGGGCGCCTTCAATTTCCTCGGCGTTCTCACCTCGAGCGGCGCGGTGGCCTTCGGTATCCTGTCGCTGTTGCCGGTCGAACTGATCCTGCAGGTAGGCTCCTCCTCAGGCTTCGCCATGGTCTTCGCGCTCCTCGTCGCGGCGATCCTGTGGAACCTCGGCACCTGGTTCCTCGGCCTGCCGGCATCGAGTTCGCACACGATGGTTGGCTCGATCATCGGTGTCGGCCTCGCCAACCAGTTCATGGCACCCGCCGGCAGCGCCACCAGCGGCGTCGACTGGTCGCAGGCGACCAATGTCGGTGTCACCTTGCTGGTATCGCCGATTATCGGCTTCTTCGCCGCGGCGATCCTGCTCTATGTGATGAAGATACTCATCCGCAATCCGGCCCTCTACGAGGCGCCGAAAGGCAATGCGCCGCCGCCCTGGTGGATCCGCGCACTGCTGATCTTCACCTGCACCGGTGTCAGCTTCGCGCACGGCTCCAACGACGGACAGAAGGGCATGGGCCTGATCATGCTGATCCTGATCGGCGTGGTGCCGACGGCCTATGCGTTGAACCGCACGCCCGACATCAACTATCTCGAAGCATACAAATCCGCTTCGGCCAGCGTAGAGACGGCACTGGGCAAATATGTTAAGCCCGGCGTCACGGTCGCGGATGCCAATGCCGCCAAGGCAGCCGTCCAGGACGCCGTGCGCACCCGGACCTGGAGCGACCAGACGACCGTCGCGCTGCAGACCTACATCCACAACACGACCGCTTCGCTCCAGCCCTACGCCTCGGTCGATAACGTGCCGACCGATCTGGTCAGCAACGCCCGCAACGACATCTATCTGATCGGCGAGGCGCTCAAGCTGATCGACAAGAAGAAGCTGCTGCCGATGCAGGACGCCGACCTCAAGGCGGTCACCGACTACCACAAGGCCGTCGACAACGCGACGAAGTTCATCCCGATCTGGGTGAAGGTTGCGGTCGCGCTGGCGCTTGGCCTTGGCACTATGGTTGGCTGGAAACGCATCGTCGTCACGGTTGGCGAGAAGATCGGCAAGAGTCACCTGACCTATGGCCAGGGTGCGGCGGCGGAACTCGTGGCCATGGTGACCATCGGCATGGCCGATCGGCTGGGTCTGCCGGTGTCGACAACCCATGTGCTGTCGTCGGGCGTTGCCGGAACGATGGCCGCCAATGGCTCGGGCCTGCAATGGTCAACGGTGCGCAACCTGCTGTTGGCCTGGGTGCTGACCCTGCCGTGCTCGATCGCGCTTGCCTTCACGCTGTTCATCATCTTCCGCCAGGTGTTCTGA
- a CDS encoding ROK family transcriptional regulator has product MDDISPIRAKSGTNQEGTSAHNRRVMIEALRLNGALSRADLARATQLTKQAVSNIIEDLESDGLVVALDAVRKGRGQPSTPYRLVPEGAFAIGLHIDRHLTRAVAVDLMGSVLARAEANLPFDEPSKGVDIILELIAGVRRDLAGISAQSEKRLVGLGVAMPGPFGLKDSDDKWMMPAWQKFPLLETLAKGTGLNVGLQNDAAACATAERIVGAAHGVDHAVCLYVGYGIGAGLILNGELYSGGHGNAGEIGMALLAAAGPGSTPLEHRASLASLYQHLGLNPADSDIYEQMNALVLAENPGMMAWIDGAAHDLRWSVHLIETIFDPQTVILTSGAPEALARRLVEAMHPLLPSIADRPGRVLPRLQLGTTDPWSIALGAAAAPISRAFDPLFSAILKTSPGPV; this is encoded by the coding sequence GTGGACGACATCAGCCCGATCCGCGCCAAAAGCGGCACCAATCAGGAAGGCACCAGCGCGCACAACCGCCGTGTCATGATCGAGGCATTGCGTCTCAATGGGGCGCTTTCGCGTGCCGACCTGGCGCGGGCGACGCAGCTCACCAAACAGGCGGTCTCCAACATCATCGAGGATCTCGAAAGCGACGGCCTGGTCGTCGCGCTCGATGCCGTGCGCAAGGGCAGGGGGCAGCCCTCGACCCCCTACAGGCTGGTGCCCGAAGGCGCCTTCGCCATCGGTCTGCATATCGACCGCCATCTGACGCGCGCGGTTGCCGTCGACCTGATGGGCAGCGTGCTGGCGCGCGCCGAGGCGAACCTGCCTTTCGACGAGCCGTCGAAGGGCGTTGATATCATCCTTGAGCTGATCGCTGGTGTCCGCCGCGACCTGGCCGGCATTTCGGCCCAGTCGGAAAAACGGCTGGTCGGTCTCGGCGTTGCCATGCCGGGCCCTTTCGGCCTGAAGGATTCCGACGACAAATGGATGATGCCGGCCTGGCAGAAATTTCCGCTGCTGGAGACGCTGGCCAAAGGTACGGGACTGAATGTCGGCCTGCAGAACGATGCCGCCGCCTGCGCCACGGCCGAACGCATTGTCGGCGCCGCACACGGCGTCGACCACGCGGTCTGCCTCTATGTCGGTTACGGCATCGGCGCCGGACTGATCCTCAATGGCGAGCTCTACAGCGGCGGCCATGGCAATGCCGGCGAAATCGGCATGGCGCTGCTGGCGGCGGCCGGTCCGGGCTCGACGCCGCTGGAGCACCGCGCGTCGTTGGCCTCGCTTTACCAGCATCTCGGCCTCAACCCGGCGGACAGCGATATCTACGAACAGATGAATGCCCTGGTGCTGGCCGAGAATCCCGGGATGATGGCCTGGATCGACGGGGCGGCGCATGATCTGCGCTGGAGCGTGCATCTCATTGAAACGATCTTCGATCCGCAGACCGTGATCTTGACCAGCGGCGCGCCGGAAGCGCTGGCGCGCCGGCTTGTCGAGGCGATGCATCCGCTGCTGCCGTCGATCGCCGATCGGCCGGGCCGGGTCTTGCCGCGCTTGCAACTCGGCACCACCGATCCCTGGTCGATCGCGCTCGGCGCGGCCGCGGCGCCGATCAGCCGTGCCTTCGATCCGCTGTTCTCGGCGATCCTGAAGACAAGCCCCGGTCCGGTGTAA
- a CDS encoding carbohydrate ABC transporter permease: MERKSPAFTIFIYACALVLAAIILAPIAWLFIMSISPAADLAAKPLRWWPQVADFSRYHTLLSTAENSTGAAFTSSLRNSLEISGMATLAALALAIPAGWAVSRTPAIGWSLSMVIATYMLPPVALAVPLYMGLSHLGLLNNVFGLALVYLTILAPFTTWLMKSGFDSIPREIEAAAMIDGAGLFQTLRIITLPLAAPVMATSALFAVLLAWDEFFYALLFTSDQRAKTLTVAIADLAGGRVSDYGLIATAGVLAALPPVLIGLVMQRALISGLTSGGVKG, from the coding sequence ATGGAACGCAAGAGCCCCGCCTTCACGATCTTTATCTATGCCTGTGCGCTGGTGCTGGCCGCAATCATCCTGGCGCCCATCGCCTGGCTGTTCATCATGAGCATTTCGCCGGCTGCCGATCTCGCCGCCAAGCCGCTGCGCTGGTGGCCGCAGGTTGCCGACTTCTCCCGCTATCACACATTGCTGTCGACAGCTGAAAACAGCACCGGCGCCGCCTTCACCTCATCGCTGCGCAACAGCCTGGAGATATCCGGCATGGCAACGCTGGCGGCACTCGCTCTGGCCATCCCCGCCGGCTGGGCGGTCTCGCGCACGCCGGCGATCGGCTGGTCGCTGTCGATGGTCATCGCCACCTATATGCTGCCGCCGGTGGCGCTCGCCGTGCCGCTTTATATGGGTCTGTCGCATCTCGGGCTGCTCAACAATGTCTTCGGCCTGGCGCTGGTCTATCTCACCATATTGGCGCCCTTCACCACCTGGCTGATGAAGTCCGGTTTTGACTCCATCCCGCGCGAGATCGAGGCGGCGGCGATGATCGACGGCGCCGGCCTGTTCCAGACGCTGCGCATCATCACGTTGCCGTTGGCCGCACCGGTGATGGCGACATCGGCGCTGTTTGCCGTGCTGTTGGCCTGGGACGAATTCTTCTATGCGTTGCTGTTCACCTCCGATCAGCGCGCCAAGACCTTGACTGTCGCCATCGCCGATTTGGCCGGAGGCCGTGTTTCCGACTACGGTCTGATCGCCACCGCGGGCGTGCTCGCCGCTTTGCCGCCGGTGCTGATCGGCCTGGTCATGCAGCGCGCGCTGATTTCGGGCCTGACGAGCGGCGGTGTGAAAGGATGA
- a CDS encoding sugar ABC transporter permease produces the protein MSGTWMTTRAWLLMLPLLVVMVAVIGWPLVDTINLSFTDAKLVGTGGNYVGFDNYTNMLSSSNFSRTLVTTTLFAVISVAAEMVIGVLAALLLNQQFHGRAVLRALMILPWALPTVVNATLWRLIYNPEYGALNAALTQLHLIDSYRSWLGEPGTALAALIVADCWKNFPLVALIALAALQAVPRDITAASLVDGAGPFNRFRFVILPYLAGPLMVALVLRTIEAFKVFDIIWVMTRGGPANSTRTLSILVYQEAFSFQRAGSGASLALIVTLLVTVLAVAYAALVRKTAGSAA, from the coding sequence ATGTCGGGCACCTGGATGACGACCCGTGCATGGCTCTTGATGCTGCCGCTGCTCGTGGTCATGGTCGCCGTCATCGGCTGGCCGTTGGTCGATACGATCAACTTGTCCTTCACCGACGCCAAGCTGGTCGGCACCGGCGGTAATTACGTCGGCTTCGACAATTACACCAACATGCTGTCGAGTTCGAACTTTTCGCGCACGCTGGTGACCACGACGCTGTTCGCGGTCATTTCGGTTGCCGCCGAAATGGTGATCGGCGTGCTGGCGGCCTTGCTGCTCAATCAGCAATTCCATGGCCGCGCCGTCCTGCGCGCCTTGATGATCCTGCCCTGGGCTTTGCCGACAGTGGTCAACGCCACGCTGTGGCGTTTGATCTACAATCCGGAATATGGCGCGCTGAACGCTGCCTTGACACAACTGCATCTCATCGATTCCTACCGCTCCTGGCTCGGCGAACCCGGCACGGCGCTGGCGGCGCTGATCGTCGCCGACTGCTGGAAGAACTTTCCGCTGGTAGCGCTGATCGCTCTGGCTGCCTTGCAGGCGGTGCCGCGTGACATCACCGCCGCCTCGCTCGTCGACGGCGCGGGACCTTTCAACCGCTTCCGCTTTGTCATCCTGCCCTATCTCGCCGGCCCGCTGATGGTGGCGCTGGTGCTGCGCACCATCGAGGCCTTCAAGGTGTTCGACATCATCTGGGTGATGACCCGCGGCGGCCCTGCCAACAGCACGCGCACGCTGTCGATCCTCGTCTACCAGGAAGCGTTCTCCTTCCAGCGCGCCGGCTCCGGCGCATCGCTGGCGCTGATCGTCACCTTGCTCGTCACGGTGCTCGCCGTCGCCTATGCGGCGCTGGTCAGGAAGACCGCCGGGAGTGCCGCCTGA